DNA from Phocoena phocoena chromosome 1, mPhoPho1.1, whole genome shotgun sequence:
GCTATGTAACTTCTGCAATCACATGGCCCCTCGGAGCCCCATGTTCCTCTTAGTAAGATGAAGGAACTGGACGCTACCAGCTTCAAAAGGTTCTGATCCTCTGAAAATCCctgacatctttttaaaaatatggatgtAGAActccagaaaaatatatattaaattcctTCCTTGTCTGTCTGTAGAGAGTCCTCTTAAACCCTTTCACAATAAGTGCATGTATACGTCAATGTGTGCTTATGCTACACCCTGGGGAAGCAGGAAGCTTTGGAGAGAGACAGCTCATTTCTAGGTGTCACGTGAGAAATGTGGATAGACTGATTATGATTCAGTTCCtgcaactatacttcgattagaACAAAGAAAGATCCAGTTCCTGCCCCCAGGGTAGGAAAGAATACATTGAAATGGATAAACTTCAATAGTTATTAAGGTATAAAAAAGTTGCACCTTCCCAGACCTAAAATGCTGCTAGGTCAATTAACCTGTCTAGAGGAATTCAGGAGGGCTGCCTCGAAGAGGTGTTCTGGGCTGggtcaaaaagaagagaaagcatcTGAGAAGGTCACAACCAGGCAGAGGTCACAGGGGCAGTAAAGGTGGTTGTATTCAGAGTGGTGAGGCAATCATCAGAGCCGTAGCATGAGCTACAACCTAAAATTACCACCTCCCCTGGGCCTGGATGGGAGTGAGACCCTGGCTTGTGTGTTGGAGCAACATTCTGAGAGAAGCAAGGGGGGAATCACAAGATACCATCTCGGAACTGCCTGTctctttactgagcacttactgaaTGCAGACCCTGTGTACTTTATATACATAGCAATGTTTCCTAAAGTGTGCCATGCAACTTGTGGGGCATATGAGGTGACTGTAAACAGGACACCAAgaacattttgattttctttttttcttttttctttaaataaatttatttattttattttatttatttatttttggctgcgttgggtcttcattgctgcacgcgggctttctctacttgcggcgagcggaggttactctttgttgcagtgcacgggcttctcattgcagtggcttctcttgttgcagagcatgggttctaggtgcgtgggcttcagtaattgtggcttgtgggctcagtagttgtggcacgcgggctctagagcgcaggctcagtagttgtgacgcatgctgtgcggcatgtgagatcttcccggaccagggcttgaacctgtgtcgcctgcattggcaggcggattcttaaccactgcgccaccagggaagtcccttgattttaatatttgtgttctgtgtttatttttaccttctaTGTGTGGCAGGtggcatttgttttcatttacaatTTAGTTCTAAAGCATTCTTTTAAACAGGTGAAAGTTTAAAAAGTGACTCGATttagagaaatatatttcttgagTAAACATACAGATGGTACATGGATATTGCAAAATTTACGAGGGGAGTACACAAACGGCTGAAATTCAAGAAACACTGTGCTTTAGCATACAAGCATTTATCTCATTCAGAACTCTTTCGGTTGCAAGTAATAGATAATCACTCAAATCAGCTTAAGCAAAATAAGAGAATGTATCCTAAAAGGGAATCTCACAAGGACCCGAATGAAGCAGCGCAGATGCTGAGCTTCGAGAAGGGCTGGGCCTGGAGGAAGGGAACCAGCAGCAGGCCCCTGGAAGCACGGCCCCTCCTCTCTCCAGGCCCCTGCGGTCCCCCCGGTCTCTGCCTTGCTCTGCACacctctgtcttctctctgaGCAGAGCCGTTTTCTCTACTACATTCATGCCGTTGCCTCCCTCAACCCTGGCCcgctggccacacacacacacctcacacacactcacacagacacatacctcacacacacacacacacacactcacacagacacacacctcacacacatacacacgtgcacacacacacactcacacagacatacacctcacacatacacacacctcacacacacacacgcgcacacacacctcacacacacactcacacatacatgcacacacacacacctcacacgcagacacacacacctcacacacacacacacctcacacacagacatgcagacacacacacctcatacacacacgcagacacacacacacacaactccagAGTTTAAATGTGTTCCGGTAAGTGGCCTGCAGAGCCTGAAAGAGCATCCCTGAATCTTGCTGCTTATTCCCAAGCGAGAACCTGACTGGCTCCACTAGAGACGGACACTCACCTCTCATCCCTTCAGCTCCTATCAGAGGGTCGGGGGAACAAATTCTCAGAAGACGGGAGAATCTGGGATGAGCAGTCAGCCTGACCTAGAGGTATCTGCTCCTcataactctatgaggtaggaAATTCAGTTCACAGGCCCTGGGCAGGAAGTGACAAAGCCACAGCTTGAACCTGGGTCTGTGTGACACCGAAGTTCAAGTCCGCTGCACCAGCCACCTAGTCACCACCTGCTAAGTCCAGCCCACAACTGCCACCCCAGACCCAAGCAGGTCTCTGGCCCATTGGGAGGCATTTATCAAAATCAGCCCAGTATGCGGGAAACGAGGATCCCAGCTTTGTGGGGTCACTGGCTGGAAGGGAAGACGATTTCTGGAAACCAGGGAAGGCTCCTCCTAGCCCCTGGGTCTGAGGCTGTCAGGTTCACACTGCAGGCGCTCAGGGTGAGAGAGGAGGCTCAGGCATCTAGAACTCCTCAAGAGAAGTTTTCACCTCTCTTCTGTACCCAGAACTCAAAGTGCCTGCCTGCCCTTGGGATTCTAGTTGCTCTTCTCAGCTCGTGGCAGCTAAGTCAGAGGGGCCTCTCAGaaggtgaggtggggaggggagctaaGGACTCCTTCCACTCTGGAGGCCTTCCTGCAGGCACTTCTCAGCCTAACTGCCCTTTCCCACGGAAGCCTCTGGGCATCGCAGTGGCCTGGAGGGCCCCAATTTGGCTTTGAGGGGACTTTGCCCACCCACAGTGGGTGGCTGTGTTGCAGGAGTTACTTCTTCAGGGTCCCTTGTTGAGACAGAAGGTGGATGTGGGTGTTGTGTCTCTCCTGCTGCCCCAGAGCTGCCACAGGCCTGACGTGAGGCCTGTGCGGAAACACACATCCGCCCCAGGAGACAGGCTCCCCATCCTAGCTTTCGGTCTATGCGTGTTTTATCTTCTCTGGTCATCACTCAATACAGGTTGTTGCGTGACTCGGGAGAAGGTTCCACCAAGCCACTTCCCCTGAGAAGTGCCACAAAGACCTTGTGCCTTTAGGTAGAGACTGGGTGGCACCATCCTAGCTTAAAAGTCTATCCCAAAGATGGTGCCACACAGCAAGGGGAGCATCCCTTTTCCAAAACCCCTTCTCTGACTTTTTAGTGATAAAGGGAGTGGTTGCCCAAAACTTTAGGACTTACTCATTTGGGACTGCTGTCCTGGTAGGATGAACTGGGTGGCTCAGTGTCAACCCCCAAGGACTGCCCCTGGCCCTGACATTCCTTCCAGAGCTGTCAGACGCAGGCGCTCGGGATGAGGTTACCAACCAAGGTTATTATGGCATGTGACCAAAGGTGGCTGAAAGGGCTCATTCAAGTTCTGGATTTCCCAGCAGTCTGGCTCTACCCAGCATCGACACCTTGGTGAGGCAGCCTCCATACCTAATGGGCCACCAGTGCCCAAGGAGCAGATGCCAGGGTCGCATCAgacaccccttcctcccccaggtCACTCCATGATGTCCATGGAGGATAAGCCTCTGGGCTCCAAACAATCCGGGCCTAATCTTTGAGGGAATTGACAGGGACCTGTTTGAGCGGCATGACCACTTCGGTGCCTGTCTCCATGGTGGCCCGGGAGCATTTCCGGCTGCTGCGCATACTGTAGAACTTCTCCGTTAGGTGCTTACGGAACTTCTTGGTGAGGAAACAGTAGATGATGGGGTCTAAGACACAGTTGGTACTAAGGAGGCAGAGAGTGACCTGATGTGCATCGTTCATAGCCTGGTGGGAGCTGCTGTTCCGGAAGCCCAGCTCAGCCAGGGTCCAGGGCAGCTGTACAATGTGGTGGGGCACAAAGCAGATGATGAACACAGCCAGCACCGTGCAGACCATCCAGAGCGCCCGGCACTTGATCTCGGCGTTGTGCTGCATCTGCATCGGCTGCGTGAGCAGCGTGACGATGATGACCAGGTTGCAAACGAGGATGATGAGGAAGGTGAGGAAGAAGCTGAACACGAGGAAGATGTGGATGATGAGGACTGGGATTCTGCCCTTCTCGTAATGCTCAAAGCAGCGTGTGATGTTGCCTGAGCCCGTCTTGTTGGGCACTGTGTTGGTGGAGTCCAGGATGAGGTAGTAGGATGCAGCGGCCACAATGGCCACCCAGATGATCAGGGACAAAAGGATGCCACGCTTGCGGGTGGTGACCTGAACCGTCTTGATGGGCTGTGTGACAGCCTGGAAGCGGTTATAAGTGATGACGGCCAAAAAGGCCACTGAGCAGTAGGTGTTAATGAAGAAGAAGCAGCCAGCGAGGTTGCACAGGAATTCAGGAAGAATCCAGTTGCCCTCGTTGTAGTAGTAGATGATCCACAGGGGCAGGGTGACCAGGAAGAGCAGGTCAGCCATGGTGAGGTTCACCATGAAGATCTTTATCTCATTGAATTTCTTGGAAGGGTACAGGTGGGCAAAGACCCACAGCACATAGCTGTTGGCGAGGACCCCCAACACAAAGATGATGCTGTAAAAAATTGGGAAGAGGGTGTATCGGAACTCAGAATCCACACGAGAGGAATCATTTGCCTCCATCACGGTGGGCTGGAGTGGGCAGCTGGTTATAGGATCCTACCTGTGCCTGGAAGACCACACAGAGATTCTGGTTAATGAAGGGCTAACAAGGGACCAACCGATTTACTCAGTTCCAAGACTCccattttgcacattttaaacACTCTAAAATTGGTGGCATTTTCCAattaattggctttttttttcttcctacataaaataatggtgtgttttttaaatgaatggccTCTGACATTCAATAAAATCAGTGGCagttcagtttcttttctcttgttccatttaaaaatatacttttttattctttagctTGTTTTGACTTAGAGTTTTAGATAATCTATTCCTGGTGATGAAACAgatggaaattaaattttttttaatttaaattctatGGTTTTTAATTTCTGACAAAATTTGAATATTGTTCTATTGATGAAATTTGAGATAAAAATTTTGATGGTAAAATGccttatgttaaaaaataattcacatgCCCATACAAAATCTAGAAAATACACAGATGTATATTAGAGTCACCCAGAGAATGAAATAGTAGCTATATATTAGAAAGAATGAGTTAGATCTGATTGTACTGCCATgtaaagttgtccctggataatattgttaagtaaaacaaaacaaagcaaaaaagttGGTATGACCCCATTATGTACTTGTATATGATATAGAAAATGATCTAGAAGGATACCCCTCAAAGCGATGACAGTGGTGAAACCTCTGGAAAGGTGAGGTGGGCTTGGTGggaagtataattactttaccttcttttttgtttgtttaaacattttaGGAGTGTGCATTGctttagtaattaaaattttttaagtataattttaaaagaaaagtatacaatggagaagccCAATAGACAATACTTTAACCAAGTAAACAAGAGTAGCAGCATCATTAGTAAGACATGTCAACATCATGTACCCCTGGTACGATGTACTGACAACGACACAACAccacttctgtggtattcttgccCAAAATGCATAATCTCAATTTagccatgagaaaacatcagacaaagccAAATTGTGCGACATTCTACAAAATGACTGATCAATAGTGTCAGGGTCacgaaagacaaggaaagactgaggaactatcATAGATCAGAGGATATAAAGGAGACATAGGACAACTAAGTGCAAAGTGGGATCCTGGATTGTACCCGGGAACAGAAATATTGTTAGGGGAAAACTGGTGAAGTTCAAATAAGGTCTATAATTTAGATAATACTGTAAACATGttcatttcctggttttgatcattGTACTATGGTTTTATAAATTGAGAATGTTGGGTAAAGGGCATATAATGAACTCTTTGTACTATTTTGCAACTTTTTTGAAGGCCtaatattatttcaaaacaaaaaggtgtttgttttaagtacagttgacccttgaacaacacaggtttgaactgtgtgggtccacgtatacatggatttttttttttgattaatacaatacaatacaatacaaaaaTACAATACTACACGACCCATGGTTGGATGAATCCACAGATACGGAACCCCACAGAAGGAGAGACAACTGTAAAGTTATAAGAAGATTTTCAACTGCGGGGAGGGTGGCGCCCCTAATTCCTGTGTTGTTCAAGATTCAACTATATATGAAAGAAGATTAAAAGTAGCTATAATCGCACTACCCAAAGTCTGGTTCATTTCCAACAGCTCTTTGTCCCCATCCACTGTCCAGAAAAACcagttcctccctcccctcttgtcCCTCCCACTATGTTGCCATCACGTGAGCCTGGAAGCCCCTCTTTTGTTTGTGTTGCAGCTGAGGGGGATGGGATGGCAAGAGACTCAGGATTAAGCAAGGCCCAAGGCTCATCATATATCGTAGTAGAGTGAAAAGAGCAGGGAATAGGCAGTGAGAAGCAAGGAAGACAATTAACACTTAAGAGCATCTCTTTTGGAGCCAGGCACCCTGCTCAGTGCTTCCACACCCACTACCTCCTTTGAGTCTCGCAAAAGCCCTTTGAGATAGGAAGTaagatccccattttacagaatagGAAATGGAGTATAGGGTGGTtatgtgacttgtccaaggtcacacagcattaAGGGATGTAGCCAGGATCTCAAATCTAGCTCTGTCTTCATAtgttcattcatacattcaaccAAAAATATTTCTGAGCACCAACGGCGTGTCAGGCTCACTGCCAAACACAGGAGAGCCAGGGTGAACATGACCGACAGGACCCTGCCTTCAGGGAACTTAGAGTCTCGTGGGGGCGATAGACAAAAGCAGTGTAAACAAACATAGCTGCTATACAAAGAAAATAGGGTGCTGACatggagaagaaaacagagatctactttttttaatataaatttatttatttttggctgcattgggtctttgttgctgcacacgggctttctctagttgtggcgagcgggggctactcttctttgcagtgagcgggcttctcattgcagtggctactcttgttgtggagtacgggctctaggcacgtgggcttcagtagttgcagcacatgggctcggtaactgcagctcacgggctctcgagcgcaggctcagtagttgtggcacatgggcttagttgctttgtggcatgtgggatcttccccgaccagggatcaaacccgtgtatcctgcattggcaggcggattcttaaccactgcgccaccagggaagtcccaagatatcTACTTTGAAAGGAGGTGACATTTCCATTGAGGCCTGAAAGAAGAGCCTAggaagagagttccaggcagagggaactgcaTGAGTCTAGCACTATGGCCGGAAAGAGATTGGCAGGTTCCAGGAACTGGAAAAAAGGCCACCTGATGGCCCTTGCCCTGACCTCTGGCTGCCACTCCACCCTCATCTCATGCCACCTTCTCACCAGGTTCCAGCCAAAATGGACTTCCCAGGTGGGTCTTCAAACTCACCCAGAACTCTCCTGCTTCAGCCTGCACACATACCGTGCCACTGCCTTGAACATGCTTCCCTATCCACACCCCACTGCCACCTGGCTAACTCCAACTCATGTTTCAGACCTTAGCTGAATTTCACTTCTTCAGGGAGGTCTTCAATGACCTCCAGGTCAGGTCAGGTCCCATCTCAAAACTCCCTATACTTCTTCTTAAATCTTAGCACAATTGTAATCGAATTCACGTTTGTATGATCGTTTCACACTCTCCCACTTGACTGTGAGCACTGGCAGATCAAGGACCTTATCTGCCTAATCAACACTATTCCCAGCACcatgaatcaataaataaaaggaatgggTAATAAGCCTTGTTAATTACACCCACCCCTTAGGGAGCCCCAGAACAGTGGAAACACTTGAAGAAGTCTATAGATACTTACAGGTGAGTTTAAAGAAACCACTGGCTGTAATTAGAATTTTTCTCTTGATTgagaaaaattttgttctttgttctatTTAGTATATGGTGGTGGTTTGTCTAcgttaattaaataaatgtaggTTCAATTATTCCAAGAAATCATTGcgattcctttaaaaacaaaaaactcacccTCAAGTTGCATTGTGAATTACATAGTTGATTTGAATTACATACTTTTATTCTGCTTCCTCAGCAGCAAATTGCTAGCTTCTACTCAGCTGGGATCTTTTCCACTCCTAAAGATGACCCTGCCATCTGATCCCAAAGGTGTAAGACAATAACTCTCAAAGGGTGGTCCATGTAAATGAGGGATGAGAGAGGAGGTCTATCTCTGAAAACTTTCAGGGAATCCATGAGGTCAAAATGATCATCATAATAATACCAAGCCATTATTTGTCTTCTTCACTGAGTTGACTGACATTTGCGCCGACAGTACAAAAGGGTGAGCAAAACTGCTGGCTCCTTAGCACCAGTCAAGGCAGGGACACCAAACTATCATAGGAGTCATATCCTTCACAGCTATGCattcagtgtaaaaaaaaaaaaaaaaaaaaaaaaagccaatttcactttatttttaattatatatttttaataaattttaaaattcttattatttttggctgcattaagTCTTTGTTGCTggacacaggctttctctagttgtggcaagcggggactactctttgttgcagtgagcgggcttctcattgcggtggcttctcttgttgtggagtacgggctctaggcacgcgggcttcagtagttgtagcacatgggctcagtagttgcagctcgagggctcttcccggaccagggctcgaacccatgttccctgcattggcagacggattcttaaccactgcgccaccagggaagcccagtacacaTCCTTTTAATAATCTGTGTATCGGAATGGGAAATACACATGAAACATCTCTGCTGCAAACTGGAGTAGAGTGGTTGTCTTCAGAAAAAGACCCAATGCCATTGTTTGAGTTGTGAGCTGAGCTGTTTTTTGGGTCATCATtatcacttgaaaaaaatgactgGCAAACTATGGCTTTTCAGAGACTTGGGTATCTGGCAGACTTTTTTCTCAAAAAGTCACTATAGAAATAAAGCGATCCTGTCACTTCAAGTAAAACCGATGATGGGATTTTGCTGCCATGATTAAAATTTGAACTTCcaagaaaagattaaaatgtttggaaaatcTGTATCTGCCAGCACGAGCTTGACAGCTTTCCAATATCCAAAGAATTTTCTGATGAGATTGGTAGTGATATTAATTAATACAATTGTTTGATATCTTATAATGAAAAGTCAATATCTGGAAGACCTGTATATCTcggtgaaccaatattttccaaatgagg
Protein-coding regions in this window:
- the PTAFR gene encoding platelet-activating factor receptor, coding for MEANDSSRVDSEFRYTLFPIFYSIIFVLGVLANSYVLWVFAHLYPSKKFNEIKIFMVNLTMADLLFLVTLPLWIIYYYNEGNWILPEFLCNLAGCFFFINTYCSVAFLAVITYNRFQAVTQPIKTVQVTTRKRGILLSLIIWVAIVAAASYYLILDSTNTVPNKTGSGNITRCFEHYEKGRIPVLIIHIFLVFSFFLTFLIILVCNLVIIVTLLTQPMQMQHNAEIKCRALWMVCTVLAVFIICFVPHHIVQLPWTLAELGFRNSSSHQAMNDAHQVTLCLLSTNCVLDPIIYCFLTKKFRKHLTEKFYSMRSSRKCSRATMETGTEVVMPLKQVPVNSLKD